One stretch of Pigmentiphaga aceris DNA includes these proteins:
- the dapA gene encoding 4-hydroxy-tetrahydrodipicolinate synthase, which yields MQETKYLYRGIWLPLVTPFRNGEVDYVALRQLVSHYRCSGLTGLVVCGTTGEAAALDETEQLAVLDTVLTEAGDLPVMMGLAGNNLRHVLSRLATIGERPLAGVLVPAPYYIRPSQEGLKAYFRALADRSQAPLVLYDIPYRTGVTLSAETLLSLADHGNIRGIKDCGGNAETTRALIADGRLAVLAGEDQQLLATLCMGGQGAILASAHIRPDLFSALWRAVADQRLHVARDLFHALMPMIRLMFAEPNPGPVKALLAGYGLMSDELRLPMTPISTELARQLAIVREALDLVEADAL from the coding sequence ATGCAAGAAACGAAGTATCTCTATCGTGGTATCTGGCTACCTCTGGTCACCCCTTTTCGCAACGGCGAGGTGGATTACGTCGCCCTGCGACAACTGGTGTCCCATTACCGCTGTAGCGGCCTGACGGGATTGGTGGTGTGCGGCACCACTGGCGAAGCCGCCGCACTCGATGAAACAGAACAGTTGGCTGTGCTGGATACGGTGCTGACTGAGGCCGGGGATTTGCCGGTCATGATGGGTTTGGCGGGCAACAATCTTCGGCATGTGTTGAGCCGTCTCGCCACTATCGGCGAGCGGCCATTGGCTGGGGTTCTGGTACCCGCGCCGTATTACATCAGGCCGTCACAGGAAGGCTTGAAGGCGTACTTCCGCGCATTGGCCGATAGGTCTCAGGCACCGCTGGTGCTGTATGACATCCCTTACCGAACCGGTGTGACGCTAAGCGCCGAGACACTGCTCTCGCTGGCGGACCACGGCAATATTCGCGGTATCAAAGACTGCGGTGGTAACGCTGAAACCACGCGGGCGTTAATCGCCGATGGCCGTTTGGCAGTCCTGGCCGGAGAAGATCAGCAATTGCTTGCCACGCTGTGCATGGGCGGTCAGGGTGCGATCCTTGCATCAGCGCATATTCGGCCAGATCTTTTCTCGGCCCTGTGGCGCGCAGTGGCAGACCAACGCCTGCATGTCGCCCGTGACCTTTTCCACGCGTTGATGCCGATGATCAGGCTTATGTTTGCAGAACCCAACCCGGGACCGGTCAAGGCTTTGCTGGCTGGATACGGCTTGATGTCCGATGAGCTACGTTTGCCCATGACGCCGATTTCAACGGAGCTCGCTCGACAATTGGCAATCGTTCGTGAGGCTTTGGACTTGGTAGAAGCGGACGCGTTGTAA
- a CDS encoding alpha/beta hydrolase produces MNPPLYTLARSLVALTAASLLGACAAPTGNTSSDRSAFYAGGTYVGDKGKEVMQGAMYVEHLRPTHRTQPYPLVFFHGAAQTSMNWISTPDGRPGWAQYFVAQGYDVYLVDQPARGRSAWHPGIDGALRNFPAPVIEQLFTASADLAKWPQAKLHTQWPGTGRRGDPVFDQFYASQVEYLASNAETQTLVRQAGQALLDRIGPAVLVTHSQAGPFGWLLADARPDLVKGIVAVEPNAPPIQASPVFGAGKQLAFGVSDIPITYDPPIRDASDLALEQETTPSRSDLVACWRQKEPARRLSHVGGRPILVLITESSYHAQYDHCLSNWLTQAGVKNDMVRLEQVGIRGNGHMVMLEKNNIDVAAWINNWLQTKVK; encoded by the coding sequence ATGAATCCCCCTCTGTACACGCTTGCGCGAAGCCTTGTCGCGCTGACAGCCGCCAGTCTGCTCGGCGCATGCGCAGCGCCCACTGGCAATACCTCGTCCGATCGCTCGGCGTTCTACGCAGGCGGCACTTATGTTGGCGACAAGGGCAAAGAAGTGATGCAGGGGGCGATGTATGTCGAGCATCTGCGACCTACCCACCGTACTCAGCCCTACCCTCTCGTTTTCTTCCACGGGGCGGCCCAGACGTCGATGAACTGGATCAGCACGCCTGACGGGCGGCCAGGGTGGGCGCAGTATTTCGTGGCACAGGGCTACGATGTCTATCTGGTAGACCAGCCGGCGCGCGGCCGGTCCGCATGGCATCCGGGTATCGACGGGGCGCTGCGCAACTTCCCGGCACCCGTCATCGAGCAGCTCTTCACAGCATCCGCCGACCTGGCTAAATGGCCGCAAGCCAAGCTGCACACGCAGTGGCCTGGCACCGGCCGCCGGGGCGACCCGGTGTTCGATCAGTTCTATGCCAGCCAAGTCGAGTATCTGGCCTCGAACGCAGAAACACAGACCCTGGTTCGTCAGGCAGGCCAGGCCTTGCTGGATCGGATCGGTCCGGCCGTTCTGGTGACGCACTCACAGGCAGGGCCGTTCGGCTGGCTGCTGGCCGACGCACGGCCCGACCTCGTCAAAGGAATCGTCGCCGTCGAACCGAATGCCCCGCCGATTCAGGCATCGCCTGTCTTCGGCGCAGGCAAACAGCTCGCGTTCGGCGTGTCGGACATTCCGATCACCTACGACCCGCCCATCCGCGACGCAAGCGACCTGGCGCTGGAGCAGGAAACCACGCCCTCCCGCAGCGATCTGGTCGCATGCTGGCGTCAGAAAGAGCCAGCTCGCCGTCTGAGCCATGTCGGCGGACGACCCATTCTTGTCCTGATCACGGAATCTTCGTATCACGCCCAATACGACCACTGCCTGTCGAACTGGCTGACCCAGGCCGGTGTCAAGAACGACATGGTTCGCCTGGAGCAAGTTGGCATACGTGGCAACGGTCACATGGTCATGCTCGAAAAGAACAATATCGACGTGGCCGCGTGGATCAACAACTGGCTGCAGACCAAGGTCAAGTAG